The proteins below are encoded in one region of Qipengyuania sp. HL-TH1:
- a CDS encoding DUF2855 family protein, protein MQQVHVRKDAIATAELVECEQGELAAGAIRLAIESFSVTANNVTYAVVGDGFGYWNFFPAPEGMGIVPMWGHARVIESNHPEIAVGERVYGYLPMATHLDVVPGKVSAGGFADMAEHRQPMSPIYNQYSRLAADPEHDPAREGERMIFGPLFKTGFLIEYFMRSQDWFSARQLVITSASSKTAMGLASVAKHRSPEVRRVGLTSAGNVAFVEASGLYDRVIAYDRVAELEQAPSVAVDFAGNAGLLREIHERLDETLHYSCLVGATHIDERGGGTAELPGPTPTLFFAPDHAVALFKGLGPEEAGKQMAASWRAFLADAGDSVTIERLAGLAAARDIFAVMVGGSVDPARGIVIEP, encoded by the coding sequence ATGCAGCAGGTTCATGTCCGCAAGGATGCCATTGCCACGGCCGAACTGGTCGAGTGTGAGCAAGGGGAGTTGGCCGCGGGCGCCATTCGCCTCGCGATCGAGAGCTTCTCGGTTACTGCGAATAATGTGACCTACGCCGTCGTTGGCGACGGCTTCGGCTATTGGAACTTCTTCCCCGCTCCCGAAGGCATGGGCATCGTGCCCATGTGGGGGCACGCGCGGGTGATCGAGAGCAATCATCCCGAAATCGCGGTGGGCGAGCGGGTCTATGGCTACCTGCCCATGGCGACGCATCTCGATGTCGTGCCGGGCAAGGTTTCGGCGGGCGGTTTCGCTGACATGGCCGAACATCGCCAGCCGATGAGCCCGATCTACAACCAGTATTCACGGCTCGCCGCCGACCCCGAGCATGACCCGGCGCGCGAGGGCGAACGGATGATCTTCGGGCCGCTGTTCAAGACCGGTTTCCTGATCGAATATTTCATGCGCTCGCAAGACTGGTTCAGTGCGCGGCAATTGGTCATCACCAGCGCCTCGTCAAAGACCGCGATGGGTTTGGCGAGCGTGGCCAAGCATCGTTCGCCCGAAGTGCGGCGGGTGGGACTAACCTCGGCGGGCAATGTCGCATTTGTCGAGGCGAGCGGGCTGTACGATCGGGTGATCGCCTATGACCGCGTCGCCGAGCTGGAACAGGCGCCGAGCGTGGCGGTCGACTTCGCGGGCAATGCCGGCCTCCTGCGCGAGATTCACGAGCGGTTGGACGAAACGTTGCACTATTCCTGCCTCGTCGGGGCGACGCATATCGACGAACGCGGCGGGGGCACCGCTGAGCTTCCCGGGCCGACGCCGACGCTGTTCTTTGCCCCCGATCACGCGGTCGCGCTGTTCAAGGGCCTTGGTCCCGAAGAAGCGGGCAAGCAGATGGCAGCCAGCTGGCGCGCGTTCCTCGCCGATGCGGGCGACAGCGTGACCATCGAACGGCTCGCGGGCCTCGCCGCCGCGCGGGACATCTTTGCCGTCATGGTCGGCGGCAGCGTCGATCCCGCGAGGGGGATCGTGATCGAGCCCTAG
- the dnaN gene encoding DNA polymerase III subunit beta has protein sequence MKATIERATLLRCLSHVQSVVERRNTIPILSNVLIEAEGDNSLKVMATDLDLQVVEHMDASVDSAGAITVSAHLLFDIARKLPEGSQVSLEAADNRMAINAGRSRFSLPTLPRDDFPVIVEGDLPTSFELPAKTLSELIDRTRFAISTEETRYYLNGIFFHVSDDNEPVLRAAATDGHRLARFTLPRPAGAEGMPDVIVPRKAVAELRKLLDESLDGNVQIDLSASKVRFKLGGTGGVVLTSKLIDGTFPDYSRVIPTGNDKLLRLDPKSFHEGVDRVATIATEKTRAVKMGLDKDKVTLTVTSPDNGTATEEVPAEYSSDGFEIGFNAGYLKDILNQIDADTVEIHLADAGAPTLIRKDENSPALYVLMPMRV, from the coding sequence ATGAAGGCCACCATCGAACGCGCGACGCTGCTGCGTTGTCTCAGCCACGTGCAGTCGGTCGTAGAACGCCGCAATACCATCCCCATCCTCTCCAATGTGCTGATCGAGGCCGAAGGCGACAATTCGCTGAAGGTCATGGCGACCGATCTCGATCTGCAGGTTGTCGAGCATATGGATGCCAGCGTCGACAGCGCGGGCGCGATCACGGTTTCGGCGCATCTGCTGTTCGATATCGCGCGCAAGCTGCCCGAAGGGTCGCAGGTCAGCCTCGAGGCGGCGGACAACCGCATGGCGATCAACGCCGGGCGCAGCCGCTTCTCGCTGCCCACGCTGCCGCGCGACGATTTCCCCGTGATCGTGGAAGGCGACCTGCCGACCAGCTTCGAACTGCCCGCCAAGACGCTGTCCGAACTGATCGACCGCACCCGCTTCGCGATCTCGACCGAAGAAACCCGATACTATCTCAACGGTATCTTCTTCCACGTCTCGGACGACAATGAACCCGTGCTCAGGGCTGCCGCCACCGATGGCCACCGCCTCGCGCGTTTCACCCTGCCGCGCCCCGCGGGTGCGGAGGGCATGCCCGATGTCATCGTGCCGCGCAAAGCGGTGGCCGAATTGCGCAAGCTGCTCGACGAATCGCTCGACGGTAATGTCCAGATCGACCTGTCGGCCAGCAAGGTCCGCTTCAAGCTTGGCGGGACGGGCGGGGTGGTCCTGACCAGCAAGCTGATCGACGGCACCTTCCCGGATTATTCGCGCGTTATTCCAACGGGTAACGACAAGCTGTTGAGGCTCGATCCGAAGAGCTTCCACGAGGGCGTCGACCGTGTCGCGACGATCGCCACCGAGAAGACCCGTGCGGTCAAGATGGGGCTCGACAAGGACAAGGTCACGCTGACGGTTACCAGCCCCGACAACGGCACCGCGACCGAGGAAGTGCCGGCCGAATATTCGTCCGACGGGTTCGAGATCGGCTTTAACGCGGGCTATCTCAAGGACATCCTCAACCAGATCGATGCCGACACGGTGGAAATCCACCTGGCCGATGCCGGCGCCCCGACGCTGATCCGCAAGGACGAGAATTCGCCCGCGCTTTACGTGCTGATGCCAATGCGGGTTTAA
- a CDS encoding MFS transporter — MAGDPALAANPLSHQHIRRTSGEGGALGRTGFAWAVFEWARNPYYVLVVIYIFAPYFARDIIGADLLASGTLDAMEPEAALAAANAQGQATIASVTKWAGIIAALTAPFLGAALDRGGRLKPILVIFLGSIAICSALLWFAMPGGAGLPVPMIMALLVIAYVSFTYSEVTHNAMLSVAGEPRRLAMISGLGLGLGNLAATLIFIAIALLFVLPAMIGWPFAVPQFGVDLASFEHARMVGPICAVWLVLFSIPFFRNARDTGVPGASWIAAFRDGARSVWRTVREAAQYRQLMTFLVARMFYADAMAALLALGAVYVALFLGWNFLEMLCYAIFASACAFCGGIFGGWLEGKVGVKRALALEILAMIVVGLVQLSITRDSLFLGLVENVVVWDGLVFRTLSDLVYLGLISVIAVTATASISSSRSMLVTLAPPGRSGEFFGLYAIAGTITVWMGPLLVEQFTLWSGDQRIGMTSIHLLFVIGLAALLTVRMPDRAT; from the coding sequence CTACATTTTCGCGCCCTATTTCGCGCGTGACATCATTGGTGCGGATTTGCTCGCCAGCGGGACGCTCGACGCGATGGAGCCCGAGGCGGCGCTGGCCGCGGCCAATGCGCAAGGCCAGGCAACGATCGCCTCGGTCACCAAATGGGCCGGGATCATTGCCGCGCTGACCGCGCCCTTCCTGGGCGCGGCACTCGATCGCGGGGGACGGCTCAAACCGATCCTGGTCATTTTCCTCGGCTCGATCGCAATCTGCTCGGCGCTGCTATGGTTCGCCATGCCGGGCGGTGCGGGCCTGCCGGTGCCGATGATCATGGCGCTGCTGGTCATCGCCTATGTCAGCTTCACCTATTCCGAGGTCACCCATAACGCGATGCTCAGCGTCGCCGGGGAGCCGCGGCGGCTGGCTATGATTTCGGGGCTCGGCCTGGGCCTGGGCAATCTTGCCGCGACATTGATCTTCATCGCGATTGCACTTTTGTTCGTCCTGCCCGCGATGATCGGCTGGCCCTTCGCAGTCCCGCAATTCGGCGTCGATCTGGCGAGCTTCGAGCATGCCCGCATGGTCGGCCCGATCTGCGCGGTCTGGCTGGTGCTGTTCTCGATCCCCTTCTTCCGCAACGCCCGCGATACGGGCGTCCCCGGGGCAAGCTGGATCGCGGCGTTCCGCGATGGCGCGCGCAGCGTCTGGCGCACGGTGCGCGAGGCGGCGCAATACCGCCAGCTGATGACATTCCTGGTCGCGCGCATGTTCTACGCCGATGCCATGGCCGCGCTGCTGGCGCTCGGCGCGGTCTATGTCGCGCTGTTCCTCGGCTGGAACTTCCTCGAAATGCTGTGCTACGCGATCTTCGCCAGCGCCTGCGCCTTTTGCGGCGGGATCTTCGGCGGCTGGCTCGAGGGCAAGGTCGGGGTGAAACGCGCGCTGGCGCTGGAGATCCTCGCAATGATCGTCGTCGGGCTGGTCCAGCTCAGCATCACGCGCGACAGCCTGTTTCTCGGGCTGGTCGAGAATGTCGTGGTGTGGGACGGACTGGTCTTCCGCACGCTGTCGGACCTCGTCTATCTCGGGCTGATCAGCGTCATCGCGGTGACCGCCACCGCCAGCATTTCGTCGAGCCGGAGCATGCTCGTCACCCTCGCCCCGCCGGGGCGCAGCGGTGAATTCTTCGGCCTCTACGCCATCGCCGGGACGATTACCGTGTGGATGGGGCCGCTGCTGGTCGAACAGTTCACGCTGTGGTCGGGCGACCAGCGGATCGGAATGACCTCGATCCACCTGCTGTTCGTCATCGGCCTCGCTGCGCTGCTGACAGTGAGGATGCCCGACCGGGCCACCTAG
- a CDS encoding NAD(P)-dependent alcohol dehydrogenase, with translation MKAIRTGATPSTLDALEYCDIDDAAAPGPGEITVGLKASSLNYHDYAVVKGMIPSPQGRIPMSDGAGVVTAVGEGVTEFAVGDHVVSTFFPDWLDGSPPTSAFTRVPGDGIDGYAREAVTAPTHWFTRAPKGFSHAEAATLTCAGLTAWRALFVDYALKPGDTVLVQGTGGVSIFALQFAKAAGAMVIATSSSDEKLERVKALGADHLINYKEVQAWGPKALEITGGRGVDCVVEIGGAGTLDQSMLASRVGGHVALIGVLAGFAGPVQTALLFSKNLKVQGLTVGSRKMQQDMVAAIEANGLKPEISDTFALENLADAFRHQESGGHFGKIAIEI, from the coding sequence ATGAAAGCGATCCGTACGGGCGCGACGCCCTCCACGCTGGACGCGCTGGAATATTGCGACATCGACGATGCCGCCGCGCCCGGTCCCGGCGAGATTACGGTCGGGTTGAAGGCAAGCTCGCTCAACTATCACGACTATGCGGTGGTCAAGGGCATGATCCCCTCCCCGCAAGGCCGCATCCCGATGTCCGATGGCGCGGGCGTGGTCACTGCGGTGGGCGAAGGCGTGACCGAATTCGCCGTGGGCGATCACGTCGTCAGCACCTTCTTTCCCGACTGGCTCGACGGCTCTCCGCCCACCAGTGCCTTCACCCGCGTGCCGGGTGACGGCATCGATGGCTATGCGCGCGAAGCGGTCACCGCGCCGACGCATTGGTTCACCCGCGCGCCCAAGGGCTTCAGCCATGCCGAAGCGGCCACGCTGACCTGCGCCGGACTGACCGCGTGGCGCGCCTTGTTCGTGGATTACGCCCTCAAGCCCGGGGACACGGTGCTGGTCCAGGGCACCGGCGGCGTGTCCATCTTCGCGCTGCAGTTCGCCAAGGCGGCCGGCGCGATGGTGATTGCCACTTCTTCTTCGGACGAGAAGCTCGAGCGGGTGAAGGCGCTCGGCGCGGACCATCTGATCAATTACAAGGAAGTGCAGGCCTGGGGACCGAAGGCGCTGGAGATCACCGGCGGCCGCGGGGTCGATTGCGTGGTCGAGATCGGCGGTGCGGGAACGCTCGACCAGTCGATGCTGGCAAGCCGCGTCGGCGGGCATGTCGCGCTGATCGGCGTACTTGCGGGTTTTGCCGGGCCGGTGCAGACCGCGCTGCTGTTCTCCAAGAACCTCAAGGTGCAGGGCCTGACCGTGGGCAGTCGCAAGATGCAGCAGGATATGGTTGCCGCGATCGAGGCGAACGGGTTGAAACCCGAAATCAGCGATACATTCGCGCTGGAGAATCTGGCCGATGCCTTCCGCCATCAGGAAAGCGGCGGTCACTTCGGCAAGATCGCGATCGAGATCTAG
- a CDS encoding D-aminoacylase, with protein MPAYDLIIRNGTIVDGTGQDRFTGDIAVKDGLIAQVGKVTGDAAEEIDAQGHLVTPGFVDIHTHYDGQATWDQEMAPSSWHGVTTVVMGNCGVGFAPAKPDKHEWLIGLMEGVEDIPGTALAEGMNWDWETFPEYLDALEKLPRTVDVGTHVPHGSVRAYVLGDRERPGAVPTAEDIAAMSRIVEDGVRAGALGFSTSRTVLHRDIGGEVVPGTTATAEELVEIGRAMGRAGHGVFEMASDMMREWDEFGWMGQMSRETGLPVTFAALQSIAKEMPLDEQIESMRAENDNGANIVAQIALRGNGIVMAWQGTVHPFRLKPSWKEIEDLPWEEQKAKLFDPEFKARLIAEQHDFSEVNQDIMGLIMVVCGGWNMQFEMDPDFNYEPTAEESILERAKAAGLSGDEYAYDLLCRDGGKGFIYLPILNYADGNLDFLKDLQHADDTVNSLSDGGAHCGTICDAASPTFMLQHWVRDRARGTIGLENAIKRQCNDTARLYGLEDRGVLAPGYLADINIIDMDRLKLGKPWLAFDLPAGGKRLLQKAEGYVATIKNGKVTFREGEWTGAAPGGLIRGPQRVELLEAAE; from the coding sequence ATGCCCGCATATGATCTGATCATTCGCAACGGGACCATCGTCGATGGCACCGGCCAGGACCGCTTCACCGGCGATATCGCCGTCAAGGATGGCCTGATCGCCCAGGTGGGCAAAGTCACCGGCGATGCCGCCGAGGAAATCGACGCGCAGGGGCATCTGGTCACGCCCGGCTTTGTCGACATCCATACGCATTATGACGGTCAGGCCACCTGGGACCAGGAAATGGCCCCCTCGAGCTGGCACGGCGTCACTACCGTGGTGATGGGCAATTGCGGCGTCGGCTTTGCGCCCGCCAAGCCCGACAAGCACGAATGGCTGATCGGCCTGATGGAAGGCGTCGAAGATATTCCCGGCACCGCTCTGGCCGAAGGCATGAACTGGGACTGGGAGACCTTCCCCGAATATCTCGACGCGCTCGAGAAACTGCCGCGCACGGTCGACGTCGGCACGCATGTGCCCCACGGTTCGGTGCGCGCCTATGTGCTCGGCGATCGCGAACGCCCCGGTGCCGTGCCGACCGCCGAAGACATCGCGGCCATGAGCCGCATCGTCGAAGACGGCGTGCGCGCGGGCGCGCTGGGTTTCTCCACCTCGCGCACCGTATTGCACCGCGATATCGGCGGCGAAGTCGTCCCCGGCACCACCGCGACCGCCGAAGAACTGGTCGAGATCGGCCGCGCGATGGGCCGCGCCGGGCACGGCGTATTCGAAATGGCCAGCGACATGATGCGCGAATGGGACGAGTTCGGCTGGATGGGGCAGATGAGCCGCGAGACCGGGCTGCCGGTTACCTTCGCTGCGCTCCAGTCGATCGCCAAGGAAATGCCGCTCGACGAGCAGATCGAAAGCATGCGCGCCGAAAACGACAATGGCGCCAATATCGTCGCGCAGATCGCGCTACGCGGCAACGGGATCGTGATGGCGTGGCAGGGCACCGTCCACCCCTTCCGCCTCAAGCCGAGCTGGAAGGAGATCGAGGACCTGCCGTGGGAGGAGCAGAAGGCGAAGCTGTTCGATCCCGAGTTCAAGGCGCGCCTGATCGCCGAACAGCATGATTTCTCCGAGGTCAATCAGGACATCATGGGGCTGATCATGGTGGTCTGCGGCGGATGGAACATGCAGTTCGAGATGGACCCCGACTTCAATTACGAACCGACCGCGGAAGAAAGCATTCTCGAACGCGCCAAGGCCGCCGGGCTGTCGGGCGACGAATATGCCTACGATCTGCTCTGCCGCGACGGAGGCAAGGGCTTCATCTACCTGCCGATCCTCAATTATGCCGATGGCAATCTTGATTTTCTCAAAGACCTGCAACATGCCGACGACACGGTTAATTCGCTGTCCGATGGCGGCGCGCATTGCGGGACCATCTGCGATGCCGCCTCGCCCACCTTCATGCTGCAGCACTGGGTGCGCGACCGGGCGCGCGGCACGATCGGCCTGGAAAACGCGATCAAGCGCCAGTGTAACGATACCGCGCGGCTGTACGGGCTGGAGGATCGCGGCGTGCTCGCGCCGGGCTATCTCGCGGACATCAACATCATCGACATGGACCGGCTCAAGCTGGGCAAGCCATGGCTCGCCTTCGACTTGCCCGCTGGCGGCAAGCGCCTGCTGCAGAAGGCCGAAGGCTATGTCGCCACGATCAAGAACGGCAAGGTTACTTTCCGCGAAGGTGAATGGACCGGCGCGGCACCCGGGGGACTGATCCGCGGCCCGCAGCGGGTCGAACTGCTGGAGGCAGCCGAATGA